The following are encoded in a window of Danio aesculapii chromosome 12, fDanAes4.1, whole genome shotgun sequence genomic DNA:
- the tekt3 gene encoding tektin-3 → MELIGSTQMATYTRPKTSHFLPAISTTASSYRSHQPPVSLNQNSNMPWRTNSYYRSGSAIPTISALQRDNLELVRAKTMFYPSNRMALSTRYMPDDWYKSNQSNYRESESSRNSAERLRRDTIRLIQDKEQLTRRTQDTTSKNIGERLNDISFWRSEINHEIDNMVTEISALSDVKRRLERALAETEGPLQVAQECLFHREKRMSIDLVHDDVEIDLIKEVEVIKSCQERMRRHLERAVAQLAANRAAQHELERDLSDKVTAQRIDDRCHHLRNTSDGISYYRGIDRLDPSISLPDSWSKFTDDNILHSQSERAASHKLRDEIEILLNATSNEMWNQFNSVNVSFTNRISETADTKNNLQTHLAKTLQEIYQTEMLIEALKKAMRDKENPLKVAQTRLEERTRRPNVELCRDNPHHRLITEVREIEDTIHKLRERLMEAENTLQTLVKTKITLEHDLSIKANSLFLDQEKCMSMRKSFPSTPRLVGFT, encoded by the exons ATGGAGCTCATCGGATCCACCCAGATGGCCACTTACACTCGGCCAAAAACCAGCCACTTCCTGCCAGCCATTTCCACCACAGCGTCCAGCTACAGAAGCCACCAGCCACCAGTGAGCCTCAACCAGAACTCCAACATGCCCTGGAGGACCAACTCTTATTACAGAAGCGGCAGCGCTATCCCGACCATATCAGCCCTCCAAAGAGACAACCTTGAGTTAGTCCGGGCCAAAACCATGTTCTACCCCTCGAACAGGATGGCTCTCAGCACACGCTACATGCCGGACGACTGGTACAAATCCAATCAGAGTAACTACAGGGAGTCCGAGTCATCCCGCAACAGTGCTGAGAGGCTTCGGCGGGACACAATTCGCCTCATTCAGGATAAGGAGCAGCTGACCCGCAGAACTCAGGACACCACCAGCAAGAACATCGGAGAGAGGCTGAACGACATCAGCTTCTGGAGGTCTGAGATCAACCATGAGATTGACAACATGGTGACTGAGATTTCAGCACTGTCGGATGTGAAAAGGAGGCTTGAAAGAGCTCTAGCTGAGACCGAAGGGCCACTGCAG GTGGCTCAGGAATGTTTGTTCCACAGGGAGAAGCGGATGTCTATTGATCTGGTTCACGATGATGTAGAGATAGATTTGATTAAG GAAGTGGAGGTCATTAAATCATGTCAGGAGAGAATGAGGCGACATTTAGAGCGAGCTGTTGCTCAACTAGC GGCGAATCGTGCAGCACAGCACGAGCTGGAGAGAGATTTGAGTGACAAAGTCACAGCTCAGAGAATTGACGACCGATGTCACCATCTCCGAAACACCTCTGACGGGATCAGCTACTACAGAGGGATCGATCGCCTCGACCCATC TATCAGTCTTCCAGACTCCTGGTCGAAGTTCACTGATGACAACATCCTACATTCTCAGAGTGAACGCGCTGCTTCTCACAAACTTCGCGATGAGATTGAGATTCTGCTAAATGCCACATCAAACGAGATGTGGAATCAGTTTAACAGTGTAAACGTGTCCTTTACCAACCGCATCTCTGAGACAGCAGACACCAAGAACAATTTGCAGACTCACCTGGCTAAG ACTCTTCAGGAAATTTACCAGACCGAGATGCTGATTGAAGCTCTGAAAAAGGCAATGCGAGACAAAGAGAACCCACTAAAAGTTGCCCAAACCCGTCTGGAAGAGAGAACTCGTCGTCCCAATGTTGAACTGTGCAGAGACAATCCTCACCACAG GTTGATCACAGAGGTGAGGGAGATTGAAGACACTATTCACAAACTGAGAGAACGACTGATGGAGGCTGAAAACACCCTTCAGACCCTGGTGAAGACCAAAATTACTCTAGAGCATGATCTGTCCATCAAGGCCAACTCTCTGTTCCTGGATCAGGAGAAGTGCATGAGCATGAGGAAGAGTTTTCCCAGCACTCCTCGCCTAGTCGGGTTCACATAG